From Chloroflexi bacterium ADurb.Bin180, the proteins below share one genomic window:
- a CDS encoding mevalonate kinase translates to MVQGYDRITEIARAGKKALLLSDWSTLGRLMNENHSVQRDLGGSGESNEKLIAAAMKAGALGAKLAGAGDGGTIIALWPWKDRTALETALLEAGASNIYEPRVVAGVTIEVDEAAPRSSHAGEG, encoded by the coding sequence GTGGTACAGGGCTATGACCGCATCACCGAGATTGCGCGCGCTGGCAAAAAGGCCCTGCTGCTGTCTGACTGGTCCACCCTCGGCCGGCTGATGAACGAGAACCACTCTGTCCAGCGTGACCTCGGCGGTTCAGGCGAATCGAACGAAAAGCTCATCGCCGCGGCCATGAAGGCAGGAGCACTGGGGGCCAAGCTGGCGGGAGCCGGAGACGGGGGCACCATCATTGCCCTGTGGCCGTGGAAGGACCGCACCGCCCTGGAAACGGCGCTCCTCGAGGCGGGGGCCTCCAACATCTACGAACCGCGAGTCGTCGCCGGTGTAACCATCGAAGTAGACGAGGCTGCGCCGCGAAGCAGCCACGCTGGGGAAGGATAG